From the genome of Roseofilum reptotaenium CS-1145:
GTTCTTTGACCTCTGCCCTCACATCCTCGTTTCCCGATGACATGGTCTATTACACTCCTGTCTACTCCACCACTGACGGCGATCGCAGTTTTTGGTTAGCTCGATCGAACCACTCAGATAGTAACATAGCTCCTGAACTCTGAAGAGGAGTTACAGAAACTTGTCTGTACTCTTCTTCAGAAGGGGATCGGCAGGAGAGTTTAGATATAAGCTTCGATATCTTCACCACACTCGTCGGCGAGAAAGCACAGACAACGGAAGCGTAGATTCATGAGTTCATCGTATAGGGGATTGAGCTTGCACATGGGGGGAATGTGGACGATGGTGCGTCCAAACAGTTTGATATCTCGGGCAAAGGGACATTGAGTGGGGATGAGCTTGACAATCAATCTAGCGATTTCTGGACGCTTGATCTCTAAGGAGTTTAACCGTTGACGAATCGGATAGAACAGATCCCAGTGTATGGGAGAGCTGAACGTGATGTGACTGATTTTGATTAACATAAATCCTCACTCCTTGGGGTGAGATAGATCGATTTTTTGGGGTTAGAAGGCGGTAGTTTCCCCCTTTTTTCAGTCATCCAACTAGAAGATTTCAGAGTTGGTTTTAGAGGTTTTGATGGCTTCTAGTTGTGGATAGTTCCTTCTAGAGCAAAAAAATTAAGGGGGAACTATTGAGGAGTTTAATTGGAGGTTAACGAAATTGGGTTTTGATGAGGACAATCGTTCACTTGTCACATGAATCGGGTGCTGGAATAGGTTGCTCATGGGTGAGGCTACTCCGATCAAAAACTACCTTCTCTAAGCTTTAATCTTAAATTGAGGGAGCAGAACGATAATGTCACAATTATTTAATGATTGCAATATTAGGTCATGTTTGGTAACTTTTCTTTGAGTATAATTCGTCTGTAGAATAAATCGCCAATAACAAGATAAAATGGATGCTTTCGGTGTGGATTTGTCTCTAAAAAACAGGGGGATCAAGAAAGTGAAGTATAGGGAGGTGTTGAGAGTAAATTCAACTGTTCATCAGGAACTAATTTAGGAGCGATCGATCGGTGGGTTTAACCCCACGGAAACTAGAACAGCGGAAAGACCCATTAGAGTGATTACAATTAGATGAAGATATTTGGCGATCGCCTGCACCCATGAATCCGATTTACTGGCTCACTGAGATTCAAGATCAACACCGCTCATCCGTGGGCGATCGCATCTGGGATTTAAGCCAACTCCTGCGGCAGGGTTATCCCGTATTACCGGGTGTGGCAATCCCGAATGAGATCAGACAACAATTTTTACAGTCCTTGCACCCATCTCATCCTCTGTTGACTCAACAAATGAGCGTAAAGGTTTCCCGATCTGCCCAGAAAACGCCCACCGATCTCATGAATGAAGACTGGGAGATTCAATTACACCAAATGACTCAAGGGATTCGGGAGCAAATCCTCAGTAGTCCTCTGGATTGGCCAGAGTATGGTAAGGTGCTGGAGGCGATCGCCACTTGGGATGGGGATTTTGTTCTCTGTCGTCCCTCTCTCAGCTTACCCAAACCGCTAACCCCCCATCACCAAAACAGCTTTTCTCGCTTGTGGAGAACTTGGGCAAGTCCCAAAGATTCTGACGCTTTAGCCCATACGATTAAACAAATTTGGGCCGAAGTATTTCGCAATAAGTACTTGCTCTACTGGCAATATCAAGGCATTGCCTTAAATCAGATTAGGATGGGTATTCTCATTCAACCCCTACAGAATGAACCCATGAGTGGGGCGATTTCCACTCAAGATCGGGAAGCGATCATTGAAGCGACGTGGGGACTGGGATATCTCGTGAGTGAACCTCAAGTCAGTGGCGATCGCTATCAAATTCACCTTCAGCCTTACCAACTTAAAGAGCAACAGTTGGGTAACAAACGTATTGCTCACCAACTCTGTGGTGAATTGTCCACCTTATCCCTGCATACTCCCCTATTAAACACCAAGGACTGCCTCCTCTGTGCCTATACTCTTGATTCCTCCTTGGTGGATCAACCCTGCTTAGGGGAAGCACAAATCCAATGTTTAGGCGATCGCACCCTCGCCCTAAAACAACAGTGGTACGATCGCTTCAGCCTCAAGTGGATCGGCAATCCTGACTTAAATTGGTGGATTACAGACGTTATCCCGCTAAATGACAAAACAAACTCTTCAGGTTCTTACCAGGGCGTAGGGGCCGCACCAGGGGTCGCTATGGCTCCAGTTGTGGTCTTACCGGAGAAACTCGAACCGATGACCTTAACTCCAGGACAAATTATTGTTAAACGGGCGATCGCCCCCCAAGAAACCTGGATCTTAAGCGGGGCAGCAGGTTTGATTACAGAAACAGGTGGAATGACTAGCCATGGAGCGATCGTAGCTCGGGAGTTAGGCATTCCTGCCCTCGTGGGAGTTGAACAAGCCACCGACCACTTCATAACTGGAGATCAGATTGAAATTAATGGTGAAACAGGAGAAATTCGTACCGGGGCGAACCCTGATTCACCTAACCCGATTGAACTTCAGGATGAAAGCAAACCAATAACGGTAGGGGCGAAAACTGTTTCGCCCCTACACGCAACCCAGCTTTGGATTAATCTCTCTCAACCCCCTTCTGGGGATCTTTCCGGCTTAGACGTGGATGGAGTGGGATTATTGCGATCGGAATTATGGGCAGCTAAACTCTTTCCAGGTCTTCAATGGTGGAAAGATGGCGATCGCTTCATGTCCGAATGGTTGAACAATCTACAAGAGTTAGCCCGGAGTTTTTACCCTCGTCCTATCTATTATCGTTCCTTTGACTCCTTTGAGCCTTCTCCTATACGAGGAACCTTAGCCTGTGATGTAAATGATTCTAGATCCACCCTATTGGATTGGGAGTTAACGGTGCTAGAAAACTTGTATCGCCAAGGTTATCAGAATATTCATTTAATGTTGCCCTTTGTGCGGACAGCGGAGGAAGTGGTTGCCATCCGTAGGCGGCTAGATCAACGGCAATTATCCCAGATGGAATTATGGATTATGGTGGAGGTTCCTGGAGTATTGTTGCAAATTTCAGAGTATATCAAGCTGGGGATTGATGGCTTAAGTGTGGGAACCAATGATTTGATTCCCTTGTTATTGGGTTTGGAGCGCCAGCAGTGGGAACAACATCGACAGAGTTTGAATGCTCTCCATCCAGTTGTGTTAAGCGCTTTGGAGCAGTGTATTACCCAAGCACGAACTGGGGGAATTAAAAGTAGCATTTGTGGTCAAGCTGTGGTGAACTATCCCCAGTTGATTAACCCTTTAGTGCGCTGGGGAGTTACATCGATTTCTGTAGAAATGCCTGCTATAGAGCGAGTGCAATGGGAGATCGCTCGTGTAGAGCAGGAGTTGATTTTGGAAGCAGTGCGGAAAGAGCAGATGAAAGCGTAAGTAAAAGTTAAAAATTAAAAATGAGAGGGGGTTTTCCTTTTTAATGGTGGGGAAGAGTGGGGAGTGATGGTTATGAAATTTGTCGATGAATATCGGGATGCTCAATTGGCGCAACGGATGGCAGCGGCGATCGCCGAAATTACGACCCAACCTTGGACAATTATGGAGATTTGTGGCGGCCAAACCCACTCGATTATTAAGTATGGCATCGATCAATTGTTGCCAGAAGAGATTACTCTGATTCATGGGCCGGGATGTCCGGTTTGTGTAACTCCGGTGACGCTTATCGATCGGGCGATCGCGATCGCCTCC
Proteins encoded in this window:
- a CDS encoding Mo-dependent nitrogenase C-terminal domain-containing protein encodes the protein MLIKISHITFSSPIHWDLFYPIRQRLNSLEIKRPEIARLIVKLIPTQCPFARDIKLFGRTIVHIPPMCKLNPLYDELMNLRFRCLCFLADECGEDIEAYI
- a CDS encoding putative PEP-binding protein, which gives rise to MNPIYWLTEIQDQHRSSVGDRIWDLSQLLRQGYPVLPGVAIPNEIRQQFLQSLHPSHPLLTQQMSVKVSRSAQKTPTDLMNEDWEIQLHQMTQGIREQILSSPLDWPEYGKVLEAIATWDGDFVLCRPSLSLPKPLTPHHQNSFSRLWRTWASPKDSDALAHTIKQIWAEVFRNKYLLYWQYQGIALNQIRMGILIQPLQNEPMSGAISTQDREAIIEATWGLGYLVSEPQVSGDRYQIHLQPYQLKEQQLGNKRIAHQLCGELSTLSLHTPLLNTKDCLLCAYTLDSSLVDQPCLGEAQIQCLGDRTLALKQQWYDRFSLKWIGNPDLNWWITDVIPLNDKTNSSGSYQGVGAAPGVAMAPVVVLPEKLEPMTLTPGQIIVKRAIAPQETWILSGAAGLITETGGMTSHGAIVARELGIPALVGVEQATDHFITGDQIEINGETGEIRTGANPDSPNPIELQDESKPITVGAKTVSPLHATQLWINLSQPPSGDLSGLDVDGVGLLRSELWAAKLFPGLQWWKDGDRFMSEWLNNLQELARSFYPRPIYYRSFDSFEPSPIRGTLACDVNDSRSTLLDWELTVLENLYRQGYQNIHLMLPFVRTAEEVVAIRRRLDQRQLSQMELWIMVEVPGVLLQISEYIKLGIDGLSVGTNDLIPLLLGLERQQWEQHRQSLNALHPVVLSALEQCITQARTGGIKSSICGQAVVNYPQLINPLVRWGVTSISVEMPAIERVQWEIARVEQELILEAVRKEQMKA